The sequence below is a genomic window from Setaria italica strain Yugu1 chromosome IV, Setaria_italica_v2.0, whole genome shotgun sequence.
CGGAAGGCCACGTGTCGCCGCAGCCACACGTGGACCCACATGTCGGTGGCCGGGCACCGCGGTTACCTCATCCCCTTTCCCGGGCCGCGGCGTCCTAATCTCCCCCGTGGTTAATCGCCACCATGGCGGAGGCCCCACCCTCATCACTAATCACcccccaaatccaccacccCTCCCTCTCCGTCTCATCGGATCCCCGGCAGCGCGAGGGGCGGCGCAGGGCACGCGACgctgcccccgccaccgcccgctgCAGCCCCAGCGGCATTTCCTCGAGCACATGGCGCTCGtgcccagcggcggcgcgggcgcgggcaagGACGAGGCCGCCCTCGGCCTGCCGTGGTCCGAGATGTTCCGCTCCGCCTCGCTCCGACGGCCCAAGCAGGGGGCCGACGACACGCCGCCTAagaagccgccgcctccggcgctGAAGCCGGCCTTGAAGGAGGGGAAGGCcaagccggcggcagcggcggcgggggcgggggccggGCCCGACATCGCGGGACTGTCGCTGGAGCCCGACGCGCGCCTGGCGCTCTACATCGCCATGGCGCACGCGGGGCTCGCCACGGCGCTGCTCGTGCTCTATGGCCTCTACCTCCTGCTCGCCGACTTCCTCCGCCCGCTGCAGTGGGCGCTGCTCTGCTCCGTCCCGCTCCGCGAGACGCAGCGCGCGCTCGTCGCCTTCTGGGAGCCCCCGCTCCGGGGCGGGCTCAGCGCTGCGGTGCTCGCGCTcccgctcgccgcgctccgctcctccgccgccacgctcgccgacgcgcgcgccgcgctTCTGCGCCGCCCGCTCCCGCACTCCCCCGCGTTCCCGCGCCTCCTCCGCTGGCTcgtctccttcttcttcttcctcgtcctaTTCGAgcgcctcggcgccgccgccgcactgcTCTTCCTCGCCCTCGCTCTCGCTTTCTGCGCCGCGACCCCCAAGCtcacccgcgccgcctcctcgcgcatctacagccgccgcccctcctcgcGCGGCCTCCTATTAACTGGAGGCATCCTGCGCCACCTCAAGACGCTCGTCGCCGTGGGCCTCATGCTCGGCATGATCGCCGGGTTCCTAACCGGCAGCATCTTCTTCTCCTACCAGATTGGGCTCGAGGGCAAGGACGCCGTCATGTCCCTCAAGTCCCATGTCGAGAAGGGCAACTACTCCGAGAAGATTGGGCTCAAGAAGTGGCTGGACGACAATGACATCCCTGGCTTGGTCGATCAGTACTCCGCCAAGATCTATGACACCGTCTGGGAGCAGGTCG
It includes:
- the LOC101786972 gene encoding uncharacterized protein LOC101786972, coding for MALVPSGGAGAGKDEAALGLPWSEMFRSASLRRPKQGADDTPPKKPPPPALKPALKEGKAKPAAAAAGAGAGPDIAGLSLEPDARLALYIAMAHAGLATALLVLYGLYLLLADFLRPLQWALLCSVPLRETQRALVAFWEPPLRGGLSAAVLALPLAALRSSAATLADARAALLRRPLPHSPAFPRLLRWLVSFFFFLVLFERLGAAAALLFLALALAFCAATPKLTRAASSRIYSRRPSSRGLLLTGGILRHLKTLVAVGLMLGMIAGFLTGSIFFSYQIGLEGKDAVMSLKSHVEKGNYSEKIGLKKWLDDNDIPGLVDQYSAKIYDTVWEQVDQLAVQYNLTDFTSGFRHFLISQSVDPKSKALISARPHPYSMKLQSIAARVKKREWLEIYMELDSFFRELLITREDLVVKAKELALQGTEIAKRLLSSSTSVLGGSANLMLSVALRIVSGAAEVVNFLSQLMVFLWVLYYLITVEGGGATEQIIDLLPVSKQVKDRCVEVIDHAISSVLLATAKIAIFQGGLTWLLFKFFKVHFVYTSTVLGFISALVPILPFWLSSIFAAGQLLMEGRYVLALVVTVIHLTLMDYGTTTILEDIPGYNGYLTGLSIIGGMTLFPNALEGAILGPLIMTVVIALKNLYTEFVLADAEETSS